Genomic DNA from Solanum dulcamara chromosome 4, daSolDulc1.2, whole genome shotgun sequence:
tatatactaatagataatatattgtgattatattagatatacattataagtatatataatgtaagtatatcactataatagatagtataaagttagtatacttgatatacatagtacgtatatatagtataatgtaagtatatacatactaatagatagtaaattatgagtatataGTGAGtacattattataatagatagtatattgtgagtatattagatacacattgtaagtatatataatacataacataagtaatagatagtatattatgagtatattagatacacattgtaggtatatatattatacaacaacaacaaacccagtataatcccaccatatggggtctgggagggtagagtgtacgcaaacctaacccccaccttgaaaggtaggacggctatttttgaaagaccctcgattcaagaaaagaaaacaagataaaaggtcagatagggacaagcatatcgaaaacaagatgaaaataaagaataacaaaagtgagaaagtcatGGTAGAATAGTACATAAGAAAGAgacattaactactataaataaataagataatcaaagtacaacggccccacacctataaacaacaatacaatgtataaatcaaatggcaataaacaatgagcagaactacaactactatggtgtaaGGATAAGTcacctagccttttatcctaataTGAGTCCTCCACAcaggaaattatagtgcgctaatgcgcttACTAATAggaaagaataacgagactatgtactaaccttctatcctaatgtgggtcctccacaccctcctatctaagatcatgtcctcggtaagctgtaactgtgccatgtcctgtctaatcgcctctctccaatatttcttcggcctacccctacctcttctgaaaccatccatggtcaacctctcacacctcctcactggggcatttgtgtctctcctcttcagatgcccaaaccatctcagtcgcatttcccgcattttgtattccaccgaggccactcctaccttgtcccgaatagcctcatttctaatcatgtcgctcctggtatgaccacatatccatctcaacattctcatctcggctactttcatcttttgaacgtgagagacttTAACTGGTCAACACTCCGCCTCATATAATATAGctagtctaaccaccactttgtagagcttgcccttaagttgtggtggcatcttcttgtcacatagcacaccggaagcgaccctctatttcatccaccctcCATTTTAGTCTCCCCGCTGCTTTGCATGATAGATCCAaagtacttgaaactacttttcttttggatggactggtcaccaagcctaacttccgcaccaacctcctgaggtgtctcactgaacttgcactctaagtactctgtcttggtcctactcagcttaaaccctttagactccaaggtatgtctccaatcctccagcttagcgttaacttcGCTACGaatctcatcgatcaggactatgtcgtctgCAAAAatcatacaccatggcacctcacttGGAATTTTTTACATACATGTTACTTAAttgtaggggtgtacatggatcggattggttcggattttttacaaaccaaaccaaaccatttgtgtcgggttattaaatctataaaccaaaccaaaccaataaaattcggtttttttatatcaatttttcttggattttttgagtttttttggatttttcgagttttttcgggtttctcgggtttttcatagtatctaataaaaagaacaaagcagtgcttcttaaaaatggttctagtacaaaatatcaacatataagatggagcagaacactgtttgaagtttttaactttataatataactttataagatgggctttatttgtatattatttagatgtgCTTCTCAAGTcaaaatctaaatgtaagaaagaaaaacaaatatgaaaaattttaaagaaatatttataaattatattttaataaatatttttatgcataacataatttaaaagtagtatatctataatcgggtcggtttaggttcgatttgactttttttagttaaaaccaaaccaaccctataatggtcggattttttttccaaacaccaaaccaagtcaaaccaaaccactagtcgggtttttttttcgatttggttcaatttgtcggtttggtgcggtttatcggtttgccctgtacagccctacttAATTGTTTGATTAACTTTTACACAATCCGTATATAAAGAACGTAAACATATTACATAATTAATCTAGAATTGCCTGCGGAGATTATGTAATAAATATACAGCTTTcctatattaattttatttaaagaaaatttaaaatagaaaaatcaatttGTATAGTCACAAAATTGAGacatctttttttaaaaaatagagataagtgtcaaaaacacacttaaattctcattttttttgagtttcatacctaaactattggaagTGTAAGTTAACTGTCACTTATTAGTTCGAAAAACACACCTCAGTAGTGTGTGTAATATACTCTCTctactttctctatttttttgcaaaaacctTGTCACTTGGCAttccacatggataaaatattacaccttaacaaaaaataaataaactattaatattaattaaaatttaaagactaaagtatttttatccccaaaaaaaagatattattttttaattaaaaaatattttttaaaaaataaaatttaatatatattttaaaaaattcatacttcaccccccaccccccactCCTTcctataaaatattattatttttattttttaaaaaaaacaaaattatgtCCACCCCATATAACCCTCcgttcttattttttttttttacactttTCTCGTTTTgagttagatatgtacatatatttttaggaaaatattttttctactcGCGTACcaaatataacagaaataaaaattatattttaagaaaagtcttgtggcgagtaaaaaatactttcctaaaatcatatgtatatatataacaaaaaatgagatttttttttgaagacgATTAGGTAGGGCGgagtagaatttttttaaaaaaaattaaaataatatctaaattattatttgagagggggggatgaagtaagaattttttttaagacttttataaaaaaaattaaaattttaaaatagaactaaaaaaagaaaaaaaatatattttattttataataattattttttttggaggggAGAGGGTaacttctaataatttatttatttattgtcaagGTAGAGTGTTTTGTTCATGTAGAGTGTGATatgacaaaatattttaaatgaaagtgAGTGCATTACACACATCATGATGAGAGTAGAACAAACGAGagatgtgtgtttctcaaactaataagtgatagtttatgtaggaaactcacactttcaataatttaggtataaaactcaaaaaaataaaaaaaattaggtgtatttttgacatttatctcaaaaaaataaaaataaaaaacaggAAGGACATCTTTAGAGTTGTTCCCTCTCTTTATTCACTTCAAATTGAAAATTTTCCtctttttacttttaattttttttccaccatgtgttttatattcatattgaaattcaattaaatttaGATTCTCGAGAAATTtcacattaaaatataaaacaCTTCTTATctatagtgtaatttttcagTAAAGAGGTTTTCAATTGATACTTTTTATACATGTGACTCCACCACAAGGTTTGTTGCGATAGCAGAATCagaaatattaataaaaaaaatttgaaaaaagataTATGCCACATTTGAGATTCAAACTTGTgacttaaattattatttttagtcttTCACTGTACAAGAAGCTCCacttatatttataaaaaaaaatcaataatttatatatatacatatatatatcaaatttaCAAATTTACAAGTATATTGTTTTACGAAGGAAATTCAATTAAACTTCAATGACTAGTTCTTTTTTTTAGGTTCCTCGGAGACAACTTTTCCATTGTTATTCAAGATTTCCATGAAGGCTTGAATGATTATATAATGGTAAGAAGGAGAATTCAACTTTAGAAAACAATTCAAGAGCTCCTCTAAATCTTCAGATGAGTAGATTTCTTTCTCAATGATCATATGGATCATGGATttcttgaaatcatgaaatggATCATCCGAATCAATGATGAGCGCAAGAGAATAGCTAATTTTTGGACATGAAGTGACTCTAAATTCTGAACTCGCTTTTGAATTAGTAGTACATTCATTTTGATCCAAACTTTGTGTAGATAACGATTTTGTCTTAATGGAGAAGGTGGTGGAAGTGTGGCAATTATCTTGAAATGGATCATCCAAATTCTTGACTATAGCAAGGGTGTCACCCATTTTTGAGCATGTATTGACTTTAGATCCTGAATTTATTTCTGACGGTGACAAATTGGTGACATCATTTTTATCAAAACTAGGTAGAGATAATGAATCTATGTTAATGATGGAAAAGGGGTTGGAAGTGTGATTATATTCAAATGTATCATCCACATTCTTGACGACAACAAAGGTGTCCCCAATTTCTGGGCATGTACTGAttttaaattctgaattcgTCTCTGACTCACGTGACAGATTGATATAATCATTTTGGTAAGAACTTGGTGGAGATAAGGAACCAATGTCGATGGAGAATGTGGTGGAAGCCTGATCATCTTgatcaaaatcatcatcatccATGGAATGTAAATGACCATTGATCTCACAAGAACTTGAAGAAGTGTGACAAATGTTAGGTGATGGATTTGTGTGAATTGGGATTTTGGGCTTTGGTACTATAATATCTTCTAAATTTGATTTGCCACAACCACTACAGCCTGCTCCATTGGATATGAATAATTTCCCAAAATTCCATTTCTTGATCTTTGAAGACATTATTGAAGTAGCTTGGAAGAAATAGAGAACAAATGGagtgtagtttttttttttgacttgtcTCTTTCTTATTAGAGGAGGGTTTACATATCTTTTGAAAAGAGGAAAATAGGGGTAGGTGAGGTGAGGAAAAATATATGGGATTAGGGGAATTAGGTGGAAGAAAAGGATTTTAAGGATTGTTTTTGAAGAAAAGGATTTTAAGGAttgtttttgaagaaaaaaatattataccaaattatatttaatttaggAAAAAGGGTTTGATATACCGttcaattttgttatttagaGTTGCTATGTTCCTCGTTACAAAAATGACTCACATATATTCCTACTGTTACAAAAATGGCTCACATATATCTCTACCGTTAAAAAAGTGTCGCACATATATCCTTACTGTTACAAAAGTGGCTCACTTATATCTCTATCGTTACAAAAGTGACTCACATATATTCTTACTGTTACAAAAGTGgctcacatatacccttttCATCTAACAGAagtgaaaatataattttaaattgtaacgacccattaggtcgttttgagaactaaaatttattttattttataaaagactcattccgtaaatttttaatgggtatttggactattcgataatcATGGTTATTTAGTTcaggggtaaatttaaataactaatttaactAAAGAGCTAAGTTAATAATTTATTGAATACCCTATTTAATAAGTTAGTAGGGTTACACTTTTGGGTCAGAATTTAAAAGGAGAACAAAAAGAGAGTTCTCGCCACTTAGCTTCGGCGCAACAAGAACACAAACATCACTTGCAGCAGGTAAGTCTTAGTCACACCTAGTATTTATATCGAAAATATGGATAGatgttataattatattattatatgtttgATGTGGATAGAGTTAAACTTGAAATAGATTGTAAGGACTTTATAAAGTCGTGGGTGAATTGTCAATTCTGTTGAGAAGTTTCTATAAGGACAAGTGGAGTAATATTGGATAATGATAACAAATAGTGAATAGAGAGTCAATGATGAGATAATGGTTATGGAATATTAAGCTAATGATATGATGGTTGCAGGAAGTATGTCCTGAATGTTGCTTCCGTAATTAAAGTATTGGATATATAGTTTTGGTTAAGAAAATTCTTGCagtttattatattatattctaatattttgatatattgagatatgtaattaaatattagggtattatattatatgaaaattattagggttatgatattggaggaatttGAGCTTAACCCTAGGTTTAAATTTTAaggaattgattatagagttgggtgagttgttgggtctaggttaaacatataaataatattggtgtctacggattagtttacttataaatattatatatttgatagattgaaaatggactgaggcattgaagaaaggaaggacattggtggattagcttgttttacttcggttcttcggttaaggtaggttatggtttattctatatcatagatagactcttaatagcgattgatagtcattgagtaatgtgtgaagtttactatgcatttaattgttgtagTTTGGATGATTGGTATGttgtgtgattggtctgaaatcccaagactatgaaatctttaatcttgaaattgccctatcaaaaatgattCCTTGagtaaagaaggcttgataaaatattgctaatgaagtggaatgtaataataaagaatgataaattaattatattggatcggatgtcacgttccgacatggtatatttggatcggatgtcacatttcgatacggtattattggatcgggtgtcacgttccgacacggtattataggatcaggtgtcacgttccggcaaggTAATATTAATGGAGAACAACTTAAAATGATTTAAttctacccaatctccaataactcatttctcaaaaaaacgtgatgtggaggcctgaATCCTCATGTGTaatattactttatgcatattgatttctattttgagtcggccgatgatacttactcagtacatgttgtcctgtactaactcctacttgtatttttctgtttttattttGTGGACTACAacgagtgttccatcgacttcgacccgacctcagctctagccagTGTCCAGCATATTAGGTTCTAGGTTGAGCTATTCTTTCTAGCTCATGTTGGATTCTCTCgggcatggcatgatgtccttagttttcggacacattgagttatttatttattctagtgtttgatattttcaaacttggtattttagaattagatgtcttTGAAGtaatgactttcagattttggggaacgtacGTAATAGACTTTAGTGATTTTGTTAGTTCTTACTTTCATAAGTTGAGTTTCcacattattttcatattttataagttgggtTTTGTatctgtaacatcccctaaaaacgttgtatacgatgtttcaatttttgcctaaacatgacttttcataggaatatccaaattgagtgattcaaatttctgagtaaccacaagatcattacctacaacttttatgaagatcatattttaagattcggaggttaagtaggtcaaataaattaatctttgtaaggtaggatgctgtgacggaaatgagtgtttatagaagaaaaatcatatctcactgtaggtttatccaaattggttgattcttgaacgatatgaaactagacttccatatctacaattcttatgaagataccaaatcctaataaggaatttatcttattcaactGTAGCTCccaaaacgagtattctgtcaaagataactcatttcacctaccatagaaagatctagatacatttgacatcactcatgacataaattgtcctccatttaacatcatccatgacatcaatatattccactaaattttcagatttttatttataattattttatttattgttaggtcctctttcccacctataaatacccaccttatttcctcattttattcatcaagctttctcaagcaaatcttctctctatacacttct
This window encodes:
- the LOC129885118 gene encoding transcription repressor OFP4-like — its product is MSSKIKKWNFGKLFISNGAGCSGCGKSNLEDIIVPKPKIPIHTNPSPNICHTSSSSCEINGHLHSMDDDDFDQDDQASTTFSIDIGSLSPPSSYQNDYINLSRESETNSEFKISTCPEIGDTFVVVKNVDDTFEYNHTSNPFSIINIDSLSLPSFDKNDVTNLSPSEINSGSKVNTCSKMGDTLAIVKNLDDPFQDNCHTSTTFSIKTKSLSTQSLDQNECTTNSKASSEFRVTSCPKISYSLALIIDSDDPFHDFKKSMIHMIIEKEIYSSEDLEELLNCFLKLNSPSYHYIIIQAFMEILNNNGKVVSEEPKKKN